From one Lycium barbarum isolate Lr01 chromosome 6, ASM1917538v2, whole genome shotgun sequence genomic stretch:
- the LOC132644487 gene encoding sister chromatid cohesion 1 protein 3 isoform X1, which yields MFYSHTFLARKGPLGTVWCAAHLQHKLKKPHYTSTNIPSTVERIMTPEVPIALRTSGHLLLGVVRIYSKQVEYFSEDCKTFLHVVLKAFSATNVNLPEDASHAPYHSITLPETFELDALVFDEELDLNRVEDTHVKSYEEITLEDQIMSHEDQYVAIFIDEDTVKSLSKSGEVSGLGAMPMETDYGTAAQSQRASPKNQEGLNKGTVGDDIPQDIPEIEIMRDAVHDHSEDVPLWSDRGTDVMEPDKILEEQILRDRETASPVVEEMAPGGHSIPSQQRQEPPSTTSVEAHEFADPQISFGHQTPDLALLSTPRLEEPKARRKRKLLIYDKDIVVSNREMKKQLQGTGIKLREKKKGPCSSLDIWKQNKRLRKDGIFFEPLITGLCDDLCNIYKEDFISEKVNMAAEPGNNQSPPPGNDLPMEIERLRDNQDLAPTNLLSEILPSPDKFISSPQTSMPSPSRRDDFSPATTTFGTESGQIGRTTESGVRPTPDPAASTGHVGSDMETPSTWFGGEELGVEDTVLSDIPEFDNSAGDLSFLEQDDDTPIAGLRGTPSSSKQGGTPEFDTLSARTRAVAQYLKGQSPVTPISEETGDVSLNAILEGKKRRVCARMFFETLVLENCGLVHAYQHEPYGDITLKVTSKLKEKFSS from the exons ATGTTTTATTCGCACACATTCTTGGCCAGAAAGGGTCCATTAGGGACAGTATGGTGTGCTGCACACTTGCAACACAAGTTGAAGAAGCCTCATTATACTTCCACTAACATCCCCTCCACTGTTG AGCGTATCATGACTCCTGAAGTACCTATTGCGTTGCGAACGTCTGGCCACCTTCTACTTGGAGTTGTTCGGATATACTCAAAGCAAGTCGAATACTTTTCTGAGGACTGCAAAACATTTCTACATGTTGTTCTAAAGGCCTTTTCGGCCACAAATGTCAATCTACCAGAAGATGCCAGTCATGCACCATACCACTCCATCACTTTACCAGAAACATTTGAACTTGATGCCTTAGTTTTTGATGAAGAACTTGACCTGAATAG GGTCGAGGATACTCATGTTAAAAGTTACGAAGAGATAACTTTGGAAG ATCAAATTATGTCGCATGAAGATCAGTATGTTGCTATTTTCATTGATGAG GACACAGTAAAGAGTTTGTCAAAATCAGGTGAAGTTTCTGGATTAGGTGCCATGCCTATGGAGACAGA TTATGGAACTGCTGCTCAATCCCAACGTGCTTCCCCTAAGAATCAGGAAGGACTAAACAAAGGAACTGTTGGTGATGACATTCCTCAAGATATTCCAGAAATTGAAATCATGCGTGATGCTGTCCATGATCATAGTGAGGATGTACCCTTATGGTCAGACCGAGGGACTGATGTGATGGAACCAGATAAAATTCTGGAGGAACAGATCTTGAGAGATAGGGAAACTGCAAGCCCTGTTGTGGAAGAGATGGCCCCTGGAGGACATTCAATCCCATCTCAACAACGACAAGAACCGCCCTCGACTACTTCAGTGGAGGCTCACGAATTTGCTGATCCACAGATATCATTTG GGCATCAGACTCCTGATTTAGCACTTCTATCAACACCTCGTCTTGAGGAGCCAAAAGCAAGAAGAAAGCGAAAGCTACTCATCTATGATAAGGACATAGTAGTGTCAAATCG TGAGATGAAAAAGCAACTACAAGGCACCGGTATAAAATTACGCGAAAAAAAGAAGGGTCCTTGTTCTTCTTTGGACATCTGGAAACAAAACAAGAGACTGAGAAAAGATGGAATTTTTTTTGAGCCTTTAATAACTG GATTATGCGATGATCTCTGCAATATCTACAAGGAAGACTTCATTTCAGAAAAAGTCAATATGGCTGCAGAACCTGGCAATAACCAATCCCCTCCACCTGGGAATGATCTTCCGATGGAAATTGAAAGACTACGTGATAACCAAGACCTTGCACCTACCAATTTGTTGTCTGAAATTTTGCCTTCACCAGATAAGTTCATTTCCTCTCCACAGACGTCCATGCCTTCTCCAAGTAGAAGAGATGACTTCAGTCCAGCTACTACAACTTTTGGGACAGAATCAGGTCAGATAGGAAGAACCACGGAGAGTGGGGTGCGGCCCACACCCGACCCAGCAGCATCTACTGGGCATGTTGGTTCTGATATGGAGACCCCTTCAACATGGTTTGGTGGAGAAGAACTAGGTGTGGAGGATACTGTTCTGTCTGATATTCCTGAGTTTGATAATTCTGCTGGG GATCTAAGTTTTCTAGAACAAGATGACGACACTCCTATTG CAGGACTTCGAGGAACTCCTTCATCAAGTAAGCAAGGGGGAACGCCAGAGTTTGACACATTATCTGCTAGAACAAG GGCTGTGGCTCAATATTTGAAGGGGCAGTCACCAGTAACCCCCATCTCAGAAGAGACTGGAGATGTCAGCTTAAATGCAATTTTAGAAGGCAAAAAGAGAAGAGTATGTGCCCGGATGTTTTTTGAGACTCTG GTGTTGGAGAATTGTGGACTTGTACATGCTTATCAACATGAACCTTATGGTGATATAACTCTGAAAGTGACCTCTAAACTGAAGGAGAAATTTTCAAGCTGA
- the LOC132644487 gene encoding sister chromatid cohesion 1 protein 3 isoform X3, whose product MTPEVPIALRTSGHLLLGVVRIYSKQVEYFSEDCKTFLHVVLKAFSATNVNLPEDASHAPYHSITLPETFELDALVFDEELDLNRVEDTHVKSYEEITLEDQIMSHEDQYVAIFIDEDTVKSLSKSGEVSGLGAMPMETDYGTAAQSQRASPKNQEGLNKGTVGDDIPQDIPEIEIMRDAVHDHSEDVPLWSDRGTDVMEPDKILEEQILRDRETASPVVEEMAPGGHSIPSQQRQEPPSTTSVEAHEFADPQISFGHQTPDLALLSTPRLEEPKARRKRKLLIYDKDIVVSNREMKKQLQGTGIKLREKKKGPCSSLDIWKQNKRLRKDGIFFEPLITGLCDDLCNIYKEDFISEKVNMAAEPGNNQSPPPGNDLPMEIERLRDNQDLAPTNLLSEILPSPDKFISSPQTSMPSPSRRDDFSPATTTFGTESGQIGRTTESGVRPTPDPAASTGHVGSDMETPSTWFGGEELGVEDTVLSDIPEFDNSAGDLSFLEQDDDTPIAGLRGTPSSSKQGGTPEFDTLSARTRAVAQYLKGQSPVTPISEETGDVSLNAILEGKKRRVCARMFFETLVLENCGLVHAYQHEPYGDITLKVTSKLKEKFSS is encoded by the exons ATGACTCCTGAAGTACCTATTGCGTTGCGAACGTCTGGCCACCTTCTACTTGGAGTTGTTCGGATATACTCAAAGCAAGTCGAATACTTTTCTGAGGACTGCAAAACATTTCTACATGTTGTTCTAAAGGCCTTTTCGGCCACAAATGTCAATCTACCAGAAGATGCCAGTCATGCACCATACCACTCCATCACTTTACCAGAAACATTTGAACTTGATGCCTTAGTTTTTGATGAAGAACTTGACCTGAATAG GGTCGAGGATACTCATGTTAAAAGTTACGAAGAGATAACTTTGGAAG ATCAAATTATGTCGCATGAAGATCAGTATGTTGCTATTTTCATTGATGAG GACACAGTAAAGAGTTTGTCAAAATCAGGTGAAGTTTCTGGATTAGGTGCCATGCCTATGGAGACAGA TTATGGAACTGCTGCTCAATCCCAACGTGCTTCCCCTAAGAATCAGGAAGGACTAAACAAAGGAACTGTTGGTGATGACATTCCTCAAGATATTCCAGAAATTGAAATCATGCGTGATGCTGTCCATGATCATAGTGAGGATGTACCCTTATGGTCAGACCGAGGGACTGATGTGATGGAACCAGATAAAATTCTGGAGGAACAGATCTTGAGAGATAGGGAAACTGCAAGCCCTGTTGTGGAAGAGATGGCCCCTGGAGGACATTCAATCCCATCTCAACAACGACAAGAACCGCCCTCGACTACTTCAGTGGAGGCTCACGAATTTGCTGATCCACAGATATCATTTG GGCATCAGACTCCTGATTTAGCACTTCTATCAACACCTCGTCTTGAGGAGCCAAAAGCAAGAAGAAAGCGAAAGCTACTCATCTATGATAAGGACATAGTAGTGTCAAATCG TGAGATGAAAAAGCAACTACAAGGCACCGGTATAAAATTACGCGAAAAAAAGAAGGGTCCTTGTTCTTCTTTGGACATCTGGAAACAAAACAAGAGACTGAGAAAAGATGGAATTTTTTTTGAGCCTTTAATAACTG GATTATGCGATGATCTCTGCAATATCTACAAGGAAGACTTCATTTCAGAAAAAGTCAATATGGCTGCAGAACCTGGCAATAACCAATCCCCTCCACCTGGGAATGATCTTCCGATGGAAATTGAAAGACTACGTGATAACCAAGACCTTGCACCTACCAATTTGTTGTCTGAAATTTTGCCTTCACCAGATAAGTTCATTTCCTCTCCACAGACGTCCATGCCTTCTCCAAGTAGAAGAGATGACTTCAGTCCAGCTACTACAACTTTTGGGACAGAATCAGGTCAGATAGGAAGAACCACGGAGAGTGGGGTGCGGCCCACACCCGACCCAGCAGCATCTACTGGGCATGTTGGTTCTGATATGGAGACCCCTTCAACATGGTTTGGTGGAGAAGAACTAGGTGTGGAGGATACTGTTCTGTCTGATATTCCTGAGTTTGATAATTCTGCTGGG GATCTAAGTTTTCTAGAACAAGATGACGACACTCCTATTG CAGGACTTCGAGGAACTCCTTCATCAAGTAAGCAAGGGGGAACGCCAGAGTTTGACACATTATCTGCTAGAACAAG GGCTGTGGCTCAATATTTGAAGGGGCAGTCACCAGTAACCCCCATCTCAGAAGAGACTGGAGATGTCAGCTTAAATGCAATTTTAGAAGGCAAAAAGAGAAGAGTATGTGCCCGGATGTTTTTTGAGACTCTG GTGTTGGAGAATTGTGGACTTGTACATGCTTATCAACATGAACCTTATGGTGATATAACTCTGAAAGTGACCTCTAAACTGAAGGAGAAATTTTCAAGCTGA
- the LOC132644488 gene encoding probable glutathione S-transferase → MYSSPKILQVKKKKKLIYETNMAEVKVYGIFAGPFNRRVELALKLKGVEYEYIEEDRSNKSAELVMYNPIYKQVPVLVQNGKPICESLIILEYIDETWQGTAPLLPKDPYQRAMARFLARLIDEKLLGAMYKVCYGKGEEKEKGRGETCEVLKYLDNELQDEIFFGGDNIGLVDIVASYVALWCGAIQEAIGVELLTKQKFPKLSKWIDEFLGCRIIMENLPSRETLVPLYKAQFEAATQGIQLKQG, encoded by the exons ATGTATTCTTCCCCAAAAATTctccaagtaaaaaaaaaaaaaaaattaatctatGAAACAAATATGGCAGAGGTGAAAGTTTATGGTATTTTTGCAGGGCCCTTTAATCGAAGAGTTGAATTAGCCTTGAAACTCAAAGGGGTCGAATATGAATACATTGAAGAAGATAGGTCCAATAAGAGTGCTGAACTTGTTATGTACAATCCTATTTATAAACAAGTTCCTGTGCTTGTGCAAAATGGGAAGCCAATATGTGAGTCACTAATAATTCTTGAATATATTGATGAGACTTGGCAAGGCACTGCTCCTCTCTTGCCTAAAGATCCATATCAGAGAGCCATGGCTCGTTTCTTGGCTAGGCTCATTGATGAAAAG TTATTGGGTGCAATGTACAAAGTTTGTTATGGCAAaggagaagaaaaggaaaaaggtcGGGGTGAAACTTGTGAGGTCCTAAAATATCTTGACAATGAACTCCAAGATGAGATATTCTTTGGAGGAGACAACATTGGATTGGTCGACATCGTTGCCAGTTATGTAGCTCTCTGGTGTGGAGCAATTCAAGAAGCAATAGGAGTGGAACTATTGACCAAACAAAAATTTCCCAAGTTAAGCAAATggattgatgagttcttgggctGTAGAATTATCATGGAAAATCTCCCTTCTAGAGAAACATTAGTGCCCTTATACAAAGCTCAATTTGAAGCAGCAACTCAAGGCATCCAGCTGAAACAAGGGTGA
- the LOC132644487 gene encoding sister chromatid cohesion 1 protein 3 isoform X2, translating into MFYSHTFLARKGPLGTVWCAAHLQHKLKKPHYTSTNIPSTVERIMTPEVPIALRTSGHLLLGVVRIYSKQVEYFSEDCKTFLHVVLKAFSATNVNLPEDASHAPYHSITLPETFELDALVFDEELDLNRVEDTHVKSYEEITLEDQIMSHEDQYVAIFIDEDTVKSLSKSGEVSGLGAMPMETDYGTAAQSQRASPKNQEGLNKGTVGDDIPQDIPEIEIMRDAVHDHSEDVPLWSDRGTDVMEPDKILEEQILRDRETASPVVEEMAPGGHSIPSQQRQEPPSTTSVEAHEFADPQISFGHQTPDLALLSTPRLEEPKARRKRKLLIYDKDIVVSNREMKKQLQGTGIKLREKKKGPCSSLDIWKQNKRLRKDGIFFEPLITGLCDDLCNIYKEDFISEKVNMAAEPGNNQSPPPGNDLPMEIERLRDNQDLAPTNLLSEILPSPDKFISSPQTSMPSPSRRDDFSPATTTFGTESGQIGRTTESGVRPTPDPAASTGHVGSDMETPSTWFGGEELGVEDTVLSDIPEFDNSAGDLSFLEQDDDTPIGLRGTPSSSKQGGTPEFDTLSARTRAVAQYLKGQSPVTPISEETGDVSLNAILEGKKRRVCARMFFETLVLENCGLVHAYQHEPYGDITLKVTSKLKEKFSS; encoded by the exons ATGTTTTATTCGCACACATTCTTGGCCAGAAAGGGTCCATTAGGGACAGTATGGTGTGCTGCACACTTGCAACACAAGTTGAAGAAGCCTCATTATACTTCCACTAACATCCCCTCCACTGTTG AGCGTATCATGACTCCTGAAGTACCTATTGCGTTGCGAACGTCTGGCCACCTTCTACTTGGAGTTGTTCGGATATACTCAAAGCAAGTCGAATACTTTTCTGAGGACTGCAAAACATTTCTACATGTTGTTCTAAAGGCCTTTTCGGCCACAAATGTCAATCTACCAGAAGATGCCAGTCATGCACCATACCACTCCATCACTTTACCAGAAACATTTGAACTTGATGCCTTAGTTTTTGATGAAGAACTTGACCTGAATAG GGTCGAGGATACTCATGTTAAAAGTTACGAAGAGATAACTTTGGAAG ATCAAATTATGTCGCATGAAGATCAGTATGTTGCTATTTTCATTGATGAG GACACAGTAAAGAGTTTGTCAAAATCAGGTGAAGTTTCTGGATTAGGTGCCATGCCTATGGAGACAGA TTATGGAACTGCTGCTCAATCCCAACGTGCTTCCCCTAAGAATCAGGAAGGACTAAACAAAGGAACTGTTGGTGATGACATTCCTCAAGATATTCCAGAAATTGAAATCATGCGTGATGCTGTCCATGATCATAGTGAGGATGTACCCTTATGGTCAGACCGAGGGACTGATGTGATGGAACCAGATAAAATTCTGGAGGAACAGATCTTGAGAGATAGGGAAACTGCAAGCCCTGTTGTGGAAGAGATGGCCCCTGGAGGACATTCAATCCCATCTCAACAACGACAAGAACCGCCCTCGACTACTTCAGTGGAGGCTCACGAATTTGCTGATCCACAGATATCATTTG GGCATCAGACTCCTGATTTAGCACTTCTATCAACACCTCGTCTTGAGGAGCCAAAAGCAAGAAGAAAGCGAAAGCTACTCATCTATGATAAGGACATAGTAGTGTCAAATCG TGAGATGAAAAAGCAACTACAAGGCACCGGTATAAAATTACGCGAAAAAAAGAAGGGTCCTTGTTCTTCTTTGGACATCTGGAAACAAAACAAGAGACTGAGAAAAGATGGAATTTTTTTTGAGCCTTTAATAACTG GATTATGCGATGATCTCTGCAATATCTACAAGGAAGACTTCATTTCAGAAAAAGTCAATATGGCTGCAGAACCTGGCAATAACCAATCCCCTCCACCTGGGAATGATCTTCCGATGGAAATTGAAAGACTACGTGATAACCAAGACCTTGCACCTACCAATTTGTTGTCTGAAATTTTGCCTTCACCAGATAAGTTCATTTCCTCTCCACAGACGTCCATGCCTTCTCCAAGTAGAAGAGATGACTTCAGTCCAGCTACTACAACTTTTGGGACAGAATCAGGTCAGATAGGAAGAACCACGGAGAGTGGGGTGCGGCCCACACCCGACCCAGCAGCATCTACTGGGCATGTTGGTTCTGATATGGAGACCCCTTCAACATGGTTTGGTGGAGAAGAACTAGGTGTGGAGGATACTGTTCTGTCTGATATTCCTGAGTTTGATAATTCTGCTGGG GATCTAAGTTTTCTAGAACAAGATGACGACACTCCTATTG GACTTCGAGGAACTCCTTCATCAAGTAAGCAAGGGGGAACGCCAGAGTTTGACACATTATCTGCTAGAACAAG GGCTGTGGCTCAATATTTGAAGGGGCAGTCACCAGTAACCCCCATCTCAGAAGAGACTGGAGATGTCAGCTTAAATGCAATTTTAGAAGGCAAAAAGAGAAGAGTATGTGCCCGGATGTTTTTTGAGACTCTG GTGTTGGAGAATTGTGGACTTGTACATGCTTATCAACATGAACCTTATGGTGATATAACTCTGAAAGTGACCTCTAAACTGAAGGAGAAATTTTCAAGCTGA